One Xyrauchen texanus isolate HMW12.3.18 chromosome 34, RBS_HiC_50CHRs, whole genome shotgun sequence genomic window carries:
- the LOC127628218 gene encoding stromal cell-derived factor 2-like, which translates to MDSLWFSRIQLFVTVLLLCMFTPSSGSEMDFVTCGSVVKLLNVKHNVRLHSHDVRYGSGSGQQSVTGVIAVEDSNSYWSVRGTSEAECHRGTPVKCGQNIRLTHVNTARNLHSHYFTSPLSSNQEVSAFGENGEGDHLDEWTVLCAGSVWQRDESVQFRHTATDALLSVTGEQYGRPIHGQREVHGMIISSPHSYWRTMEGVFMKPSETGFRDFSSSLHTEF; encoded by the exons ATGGACAGTTTATGGTTCTCGAGGATCCAGTTGTTTGTAACAGTGTTATTGTTATGTATGTTTACACCCTCCTCCGGCAGCGAAATGGATTTTGTGACGTGCGGGTCGGTGGTGAAGCTGCTCAATGTGAAACACAACGTCAGATTACACTCTCATGATGTTCGTTATGGGTCTG GTAGTGGCCAGCAGTCTGTGACAGGTGTGATTGCAGTAGAGGATAGTAACAGTTACTGGAGTGTGCGGGGCACCAGTGAAGCTGAATGCCATCGAGGCACTCCTGTAAAATGTGGACAGAACATCCGCCTTACCCATGTCAACACGGCCCGCAATTTACACAGCCACTACTTTACATCCCCTCTGTCTTCAAATCAG GAGGTCAGTGCGTTTGGGGAGAATGGCGAGGGTGACCATCTTGATGAATGGACCGTTTTGTGTGCAGGCTCAGTTTGGCAGCGTGACGAGTCAGTTCAGTTCCGCCACACTGCCACTGACGCTCTGCTGTCTGTAACAGGCGAACAGTACGGCAGACCCATCCACGGCCAGAGAGAAGTGCACGGCATGATAATCAGCAGCCCGCACAGCTACTGGAGAACAATGGAGGGCGTCTTCATGAAACCGAGTGAGACAGGTTTCAGGGATTTCAGTAGCTCACTACACACAGAGTTTTAA